From a single Camarhynchus parvulus chromosome 6, STF_HiC, whole genome shotgun sequence genomic region:
- the OPN4 gene encoding melanopsin, giving the protein MDLLPRAPTKMTVQDVPRAFPTVDVPDHAHYTIGVVILIVGITGTLGNFLVFYAFCRSRSLQTPANILIINLAISDFLMSITQSPVFFTSSLYKHWIFGEKGCELYAFCGALFGITSMITLMVIALDRYFVITKPLASVGVTSKKKALIVLVGVWLYSLAWSLPPFFGWSAYVPEGLLTSCSWDYMTFTPSVRAYTMLLFCFVFFIPLIAIIYSYVSIFEAIKKANKSIQTFGCKRGNREFQKQYQRMKNEWKMAKIALIVILFFVISWSPYSVVALVAFAGYSHVLTPFMNSIPAVIAKASVIHNPIIYAITHPKYRRAIATYVPCLGPLLRVSPKDSRSSSSYHSSRRATVTSQSSEISGLQKGKRRLSSLSDSESGCTETETDTPSMFSRLARRQISYKTDKDTTQTSDIRAKLTSQDSGNCGKTAVDADDILMVELNATEYMATPTQTSKTCSLEEIKKSESLNSIGKRKGESHQGPSSAKIPSITITCSSVQGVELPSRYNSGFLYPKSSSHKQNKKSSS; this is encoded by the exons AAGATGACAGTGCAAGATGTTCCTCGTGCCTTTCCCACAGTGGATGTCCCAGATCATGCCCATTATACAATTGGAGTTGTCATCCTTATAGTGGGGATTACAGGAACTCTGGGTAATTTCCTGGTCTTCTATGCTTTCTGCAG GAGTAGGAGCCTTCAGACTCCAGCCAACATACTCATCATCAATCTAGCTATTAGTGACTTCCTGATGTCCATTACACAGTCTCCAGTTTTTTTCACCAGCAGCCTCTACAAACACTGGATTTTTGGTGAGAAAG GCTGTGAGCTGTATGCCTTCTGCGGAGCTCTTTTTGGCATTACATCTATGATCACTTTGATGGTGATTGCCTTGGACAGATATTTTGTCATCACTAAACCTCTGGCTTCTGTTGGAGTGACGTCAAAGAAGAAGGCCCTAATAGTCCTGGTAGGAGTCTGGCTGTACTCTTTGGCTTGGAGTCTCCCACCCTTCTTTGGATGGA GTGCTTATGTTCCTGAGGGTTTGCTGACTTCCTGTTCCTGGGACTACATGACTTTCACACCATCAGTCCGTGCCTACACgatgctgcttttctgttttgtctttttcattcctttgaTTGCTATCATATACAGCTATGTCTCTATCTTTGAGGCTATCAAGAAGGCCAACAA ATCTATTCAGACATTTGGATGCAAACGTGGAAATAGAGAGTTCCAGAAACAGTATCAGAGGATGAAAAATGAGTGGAAGATGGCCAAAATTGCACTGATCGTCATCTTGTTTTTTGTCATTTCCTGGTCACCATACTCTGTTGTTGCTCTGGTAGCTTTTGCTGG GTATTCCCATGTCCTAACACCTTTCATGAACTCCATACCAGCTGTGATTGCCAAAGCTTCTGTCATCCATAACCCCATCATTTATGCCATCACTCACCCCAAATACAG AAGAGCCATTGCAACATATGTTCCTTGCCTTGGACCCCTACTGAGAGTTTCTCCTAAAGACTCACGGTCCTCCAGCAGTTACCACTCCTCCAGACGAGCGACCGTAACCAGCCAGTCTTCTGAGATAAGTgggctgcagaaaggaaaaaggagactGTCTTCTCTCTCTGACAGTGAATCA GGCTGTACTGAAACAGAAACTGATACTCCCAGTATGTTCTCCAGACTTGCCAGAAGACAAATTTCCTACAAAACAGATAAAGACACAACTCAGACTAGTGACATAAGAGCCAAACTGACAAGCCAGGATTCTGGGAATTGTGGGAAG ACAGCTGTAGATGCTGATGACATATTGATGGTGGAATTGAATGCCACAGAGTACATGGCTACACCTACT CAAACATCTAAAACATGCAGCTTGGAGGAAATCAAG AAAAGTGAGAGCCTGAACAGtattggaaaaagaaaaggagagtcGCACCAGGGACCATCTTCAGCCAAGATACCCAGTATTACAATAACATGCAGCAGTGTCCAAGGAGTAGAGCTGCCTTCTAGATACAACTCTGGTTTCCTGTACCCTAAATCCAGCAGTCACAAGCAGAACAAGAAGTCCAGCAGTTGA